One window from the genome of Rhodococcus sp. ABRD24 encodes:
- a CDS encoding cold shock domain-containing protein — translation MITGRVAAWDVIEGWGVIESADTPGGCFGHYSNIETEGSGFRSLEVGESVEFEWEQPGYKQDGYDYRATRIRSM, via the coding sequence ATGATCACTGGACGGGTTGCCGCGTGGGACGTCATCGAAGGCTGGGGCGTCATCGAATCAGCAGACACACCTGGGGGGTGCTTCGGGCATTACAGCAACATCGAAACCGAGGGTTCAGGCTTCAGATCGCTGGAGGTAGGAGAATCGGTCGAGTTCGAATGGGAACAGCCCGGGTACAAACAGGATGGTTACGACTACCGCGCCACGCGCATCAGGAGCATGTGA
- a CDS encoding SDR family NAD(P)-dependent oxidoreductase — translation MNGFGADTTTDEVIAGVDLRGRTALVTGVTSGLGAETARALAAAGASVVLAARDSAAAVAVGEQIRAQVPAAELHVVAVDLADLDSVRAAAGRIGALAGGLDLLINNAGVMYTPFDRTSDGFELQFGTNHLGHFLLTTLLLPRLRVGAERSGTPARVVTVSSDAHRAHAVDLVDPNFVERRYDKFVAYAQSKAANVLMTVELQRRYADSGIHAFAVHPGVCATGLSRHMSRDDFAEMNRMSAGKPGLLTNLKSIPAAAATTVWGATASELDAVGGAYLADSAVDRAADNAVDSGTAQELWELSTRLTTDTRVS, via the coding sequence ATGAACGGTTTCGGAGCGGACACCACGACTGACGAGGTGATTGCCGGTGTCGACCTGCGGGGCCGGACGGCGCTGGTGACCGGTGTGACGAGTGGCCTCGGCGCGGAAACCGCCCGTGCGCTGGCGGCGGCGGGTGCGTCGGTTGTCCTGGCAGCCAGGGACAGTGCGGCCGCAGTGGCGGTCGGGGAGCAGATTCGGGCGCAGGTCCCGGCCGCCGAACTGCACGTGGTCGCAGTGGATCTCGCCGATCTGGACAGCGTCCGGGCCGCGGCCGGGCGGATCGGCGCGCTAGCGGGCGGGCTGGACCTGCTGATCAACAACGCCGGGGTGATGTATACGCCGTTCGACCGTACTTCTGACGGATTCGAGCTGCAGTTCGGCACCAATCATCTCGGCCACTTCCTGCTGACCACGCTGCTGCTGCCCCGACTTCGCGTTGGAGCCGAACGGTCCGGGACACCGGCCCGGGTCGTGACTGTGTCGTCCGATGCGCACCGGGCACATGCCGTGGACCTGGTGGACCCGAACTTCGTCGAGCGGCGGTACGACAAGTTCGTCGCGTACGCGCAGTCCAAAGCTGCAAACGTCCTCATGACCGTCGAACTCCAACGGCGCTACGCTGACAGCGGGATTCACGCGTTCGCGGTCCACCCAGGAGTGTGCGCCACCGGACTGTCGCGGCACATGTCTCGTGACGACTTCGCCGAGATGAATCGGATGAGTGCTGGAAAGCCCGGTCTGCTCACGAATCTCAAGTCGATCCCGGCGGCGGCAGCGACCACGGTGTGGGGAGCGACTGCGTCCGAGTTGGACGCCGTGGGCGGGGCGTATCTGGCTGACAGCGCTGTCGACCGGGCGGCGGACAATGCGGTCGACAGTGGGACAGCGCAGGAACTGTGGGAGCTTTCGACTCGACTCACCACGGACACCCGAGTCTCATGA